Proteins encoded within one genomic window of Vicinamibacterales bacterium:
- a CDS encoding fatty acyl-AMP ligase: MWNTFAELLAYRASSAPDLRGYRFLPRTGDPQTLDYRTLCRRAATTAAALLEHARVGDRALILLPAGLDFVVATFGCLQAGVIAVPSTMPHVGRTERRFDTVARIATDARPSVVMTTPALVPVLRAMDGPWRDVHFLTDLQSADVEAPPAAIDPRAPAIIQYSSGSTRTPKGVVLSQRNLLANIAAVHRKFQTTPASHGVIWLPPHHDMGLIGGVLGPLFGGFGVTLLSPVSFLQQPFRWLKAISDARATISGGPDSAYRWCVDRISDAQRASLDLSSWEVAFNGAEPIRPATLERFSAAFAPCGFRKHAFYPCYGLAEATLLVTGPDRTSGCAPAAAPDGRIGCGGPADGHEVRIVQPDSLRECPDGAIGEIWVRGPSVAAGYWNDAAETARAFGWMLDGRGPFMRTGDLGAVSGGSLFVTGRLKDAIVIAGRKYWAEDVEASLDDLHPDLMHGACAAFAVDVEGQERLAIVHEVKRHAAPQRHDDLVDAIRRRVADQWSLPVHAIRLLKPGALPRTTSGKPRRFVCRAALAASTLDVWTPTSDRAFEGRERDG; this comes from the coding sequence ATGTGGAACACGTTTGCGGAGCTGCTCGCCTATCGCGCCTCCAGCGCGCCCGATCTGCGCGGCTACCGGTTTCTGCCAAGAACCGGCGACCCCCAGACGCTCGATTACCGCACGCTTTGCCGGCGCGCGGCCACGACGGCGGCGGCGCTTCTCGAGCACGCCAGGGTCGGCGATCGCGCGCTGATCCTGCTGCCCGCAGGCCTCGACTTCGTCGTCGCGACGTTCGGCTGCCTCCAGGCCGGCGTGATCGCCGTGCCGTCGACGATGCCCCATGTCGGCAGGACCGAACGGCGGTTCGACACCGTCGCGCGCATCGCCACCGACGCCCGGCCCTCGGTGGTGATGACGACACCGGCGCTCGTGCCCGTGCTTCGCGCGATGGACGGTCCCTGGCGGGACGTCCATTTCCTCACCGATCTCCAGTCGGCGGACGTCGAAGCCCCGCCCGCCGCGATCGATCCGCGTGCGCCGGCGATCATCCAGTACAGCTCCGGCTCGACGCGCACGCCGAAGGGGGTCGTCCTCAGCCAGCGGAACCTGCTCGCGAACATCGCGGCGGTGCACCGCAAGTTCCAGACGACACCGGCGAGCCACGGGGTGATCTGGCTGCCGCCGCACCACGACATGGGCCTGATCGGCGGCGTGCTCGGCCCGCTTTTCGGCGGGTTCGGCGTGACGCTCCTGTCGCCGGTTTCCTTCCTGCAGCAGCCCTTCCGATGGCTGAAGGCCATCTCCGACGCGCGCGCGACGATCAGCGGCGGACCCGATTCCGCCTATCGCTGGTGCGTGGACCGGATCAGCGACGCGCAGCGGGCGTCGCTCGATCTCTCGAGCTGGGAGGTCGCGTTCAACGGGGCGGAGCCGATCCGGCCGGCGACGCTCGAGCGGTTTTCGGCCGCATTCGCCCCGTGCGGCTTTCGCAAGCACGCGTTCTATCCGTGCTACGGGCTGGCCGAGGCCACCTTGCTCGTGACCGGCCCTGATCGGACGTCGGGGTGCGCGCCGGCGGCGGCGCCGGACGGACGCATCGGCTGCGGCGGACCCGCTGACGGCCATGAGGTGCGCATCGTCCAGCCTGACTCGCTGCGCGAATGCCCCGACGGCGCGATCGGCGAGATCTGGGTGCGCGGTCCCAGCGTTGCCGCGGGCTACTGGAATGACGCTGCCGAAACCGCGCGCGCGTTCGGCTGGATGCTGGACGGGCGCGGGCCGTTCATGCGAACGGGAGATCTCGGCGCCGTCTCCGGCGGCTCGCTGTTCGTGACCGGCCGCCTGAAAGACGCCATCGTCATCGCCGGACGGAAGTACTGGGCCGAGGACGTCGAAGCCTCGCTCGACGATCTGCATCCGGATCTGATGCACGGCGCCTGCGCGGCGTTCGCGGTCGATGTCGAGGGGCAGGAGCGGCTGGCGATCGTTCACGAAGTGAAGCGGCACGCGGCGCCGCAGCGTCACGACGATCTCGTCGACGCCATCCGGCGGCGCGTCGCCGATCAGTGGTCGCTCCCGGTTCACGCGATCAGGCTGCTCAAACCCGGCGCGCTGCCGCGGACCACCAGCGGCAAACCGCGACGGTTCGTCTGTCGCGCGGCGCTCGCCGCGTCCACCCTCGATGTCTGGACACCGACATCCGACCGTGCGTTTGAAGGGAGGGAGAGGGATGGCTAA
- a CDS encoding acyl-CoA desaturase translates to MANHSTVPVVSGIAAANAQAWRTERRIALLVVIVPFLSLIGAIVLLWDRGIRPVDLTMLVAGYALTVVAIGVGFHRLVSHKAFSTPPIVRLALCALGSMAAQGPVLYWAAIHRRHHACADRPGDPHSPYLAEHGTLDYVQGFWHAHTGWLFNPDVTDWVHYVPDLLRDRALFRVSRMYGWLVGLGLLIPGAIGFAVTPTPSGFLLGLLWGGLVRIAVTHHTTWSVNSICHMFGTRPYRVRDQSRNNFVIAVFTFGEGWHNNHHAFPSAALHGFKWWQVDISGYLIRLLRLCRLAWDLKLPLAEKIAGRGELR, encoded by the coding sequence ATGGCTAATCACAGCACCGTACCGGTAGTTTCCGGCATCGCCGCCGCCAACGCGCAGGCGTGGAGGACGGAACGGCGCATCGCGCTGCTCGTCGTGATCGTTCCGTTCCTCTCGCTGATCGGCGCCATCGTTCTGCTCTGGGACAGGGGAATCCGGCCGGTCGATCTGACGATGCTGGTCGCCGGCTACGCGCTGACGGTGGTTGCCATTGGCGTGGGGTTCCACCGCCTGGTCTCGCACAAGGCGTTTTCGACGCCGCCGATCGTGCGGCTGGCGCTTTGCGCGCTCGGTTCCATGGCGGCACAAGGTCCGGTGTTGTACTGGGCCGCGATCCATCGGCGCCACCACGCGTGCGCCGACCGTCCGGGCGATCCGCATTCGCCGTACCTCGCCGAACACGGCACGCTCGACTACGTGCAGGGATTCTGGCATGCGCACACGGGATGGCTGTTCAATCCCGATGTGACCGACTGGGTGCACTACGTGCCGGACCTGCTCCGCGATCGCGCCCTGTTCCGCGTCAGCAGGATGTACGGCTGGCTCGTCGGCCTGGGGCTGCTCATCCCCGGCGCGATCGGTTTCGCCGTGACGCCCACGCCGTCCGGATTCCTGCTCGGGCTGTTGTGGGGTGGACTGGTCCGCATCGCGGTGACCCACCACACGACCTGGAGCGTCAACTCGATCTGCCACATGTTCGGCACGCGGCCCTACCGGGTGCGCGATCAGAGCCGCAACAACTTTGTCATTGCGGTGTTCACGTTCGGTGAAGGGTGGCACAACAATCACCATGCCTTCCCGAGCGCCGCGCTGCACGGCTTCAAGTGGTGGCAGGTGGACATCTCGGGCTACCTGATCCGCCTGCTGCGGCTCTGCCGGCTGGCCTGGGATCTGAAGCTGCCGCTGGCGGAGAAGATCGCCGGAAGGGGAGAACTGCGATGA
- a CDS encoding acyl carrier protein, with protein sequence MTKQQARLDVDEETVRAWLCAAVARTAGVATNSIDSTATFAYFGLNSLQYVDLTVQLESWLGREIPPTAAYDFPSIELLARYVVHALPDAAPAGISPEAWT encoded by the coding sequence ATGACCAAACAACAGGCCCGACTCGACGTGGATGAGGAAACGGTGCGTGCCTGGCTCTGCGCCGCGGTCGCACGGACGGCGGGTGTGGCTACGAATTCGATCGACTCGACAGCGACGTTCGCCTACTTCGGCTTGAACTCCCTCCAGTATGTGGATCTGACGGTGCAGCTCGAGTCGTGGCTGGGACGCGAGATTCCGCCAACCGCCGCCTACGATTTTCCGTCGATCGAGCTGCTCGCGCGCTATGTCGTGCATGCGCTTCCCGACGCGGCGCCCGCCGGGATCTCACCCGAGGCCTGGACCTGA
- a CDS encoding fatty acid desaturase — translation MGTELAASAPASLRTAVHEKIPRDWYVPDRRIYWTDLVASAAIGWAALAGAALSDAMLVQAGLALVATFALYRATSFIHELTHVNRRELPWFDVAWHAVAGIPLLVPLFLYEGVHLDHHRPRLYGTDGDPEYLPFAHQPAWMIGLFAASATLLPIAMVLRFAVLAPISWLVPPLRRRLLARASSLAINPRYVRQRRLAAAGLVQEAMCAVVCWTAVTAWATGVLPGRLIVAWTVVAAAAAAINAVRVLAAHRYESDGHEMTTLGQLLDSRTIIAEPARGMRAVWELLFAPVGLRYHALHHWIPALPYHSLGRTHRLVVGLAAAGTYCQTMSTLQEAVVALLRRQEENRSAGLERG, via the coding sequence ATGGGCACCGAGCTTGCCGCTTCAGCGCCCGCTTCGCTGCGGACGGCCGTTCACGAGAAGATTCCACGCGACTGGTACGTACCCGACCGCCGGATCTACTGGACGGACCTCGTGGCGTCGGCGGCGATCGGCTGGGCCGCGCTGGCCGGCGCCGCGCTCAGCGACGCGATGCTGGTGCAGGCGGGGCTGGCGCTCGTGGCGACCTTCGCGCTCTACAGAGCGACGTCGTTCATCCATGAACTGACGCACGTCAACCGGCGTGAGCTTCCCTGGTTCGACGTCGCCTGGCACGCCGTCGCCGGCATTCCGCTGCTGGTGCCTCTGTTCCTGTATGAGGGCGTTCACCTCGATCACCACCGTCCGCGGCTCTACGGCACCGACGGCGATCCAGAATACCTGCCGTTCGCGCACCAGCCGGCGTGGATGATCGGTCTGTTCGCCGCGAGTGCGACGCTGCTCCCGATCGCCATGGTGCTGCGCTTCGCCGTGCTCGCGCCGATCTCGTGGCTCGTGCCGCCGCTGCGCCGACGCCTCCTCGCGCGCGCGTCGTCGCTCGCCATCAATCCGCGTTACGTGCGGCAGCGTCGCCTGGCCGCCGCCGGGCTCGTTCAGGAAGCGATGTGCGCGGTCGTGTGCTGGACCGCGGTAACCGCGTGGGCGACGGGTGTGCTGCCGGGGCGCCTGATCGTCGCGTGGACCGTCGTGGCCGCCGCGGCCGCCGCGATCAACGCGGTCCGCGTGCTCGCCGCGCACCGCTACGAAAGCGATGGACACGAGATGACGACGCTCGGCCAGCTGCTCGACTCGCGCACGATCATCGCGGAGCCGGCGCGCGGGATGCGGGCCGTGTGGGAGCTGCTGTTCGCTCCGGTCGGGCTTCGCTATCACGCGCTGCACCATTGGATTCCCGCGTTGCCGTACCATAGCCTTGGGCGTACGCATCGTCTGGTCGTCGGGCTCGCGGCCGCCGGCACCTACTGCCAGACCATGTCGACGCTGCAGGAAGCGGTTGTGGCATTGCTCCGCAGGCAGGAAGAGAACCGCAGCGCCGGTCTGGAAAGAGGCTGA
- a CDS encoding Hsp20/alpha crystallin family protein, whose translation MKNYDPRFDRPGPAYQTGSYTVAAGPYFGMPLGFGYAGVPFVIKLISDIAQARMRAAATVANSVAESMVGLSGVSAQQWNAAAQSAYAASAAYQPPQYQQTTYYQPAGQPVYQPAVAQVRVEPRPVMARPATVAVVEGDENYHAHIELPAYDAEEMSLVIDRDVLEVRSRARDDSRFDRVATVQLPDDIDRDNITAEFRDGVLNVRLPKEAKGARRELKVKVTTSAKTAPTTGTNR comes from the coding sequence GTGAAAAACTATGATCCGCGATTCGATCGACCTGGCCCGGCCTACCAGACGGGCAGCTACACCGTGGCTGCCGGGCCGTACTTCGGCATGCCGCTCGGCTTCGGCTACGCCGGCGTGCCCTTCGTGATCAAGCTGATCTCCGACATCGCCCAGGCGCGCATGCGCGCGGCCGCGACGGTCGCCAACTCGGTTGCCGAATCGATGGTTGGTCTGTCCGGCGTGTCGGCGCAGCAGTGGAACGCCGCCGCGCAAAGCGCCTACGCGGCCAGCGCCGCCTACCAGCCGCCCCAGTATCAGCAGACGACCTACTACCAGCCCGCAGGTCAGCCGGTGTACCAGCCGGCCGTGGCGCAGGTCCGGGTTGAACCACGGCCAGTGATGGCGCGGCCGGCGACGGTCGCGGTCGTCGAAGGGGACGAGAACTATCACGCGCACATCGAGCTGCCGGCCTACGACGCCGAGGAGATGTCGCTGGTCATCGACCGCGACGTTCTCGAGGTGCGTTCGCGCGCGCGCGACGACAGCCGCTTCGATCGCGTCGCCACCGTGCAGTTGCCGGACGACATCGACCGCGACAACATCACCGCCGAGTTCCGCGATGGCGTGCTGAACGTGCGCCTCCCGAAGGAAGCCAAGGGAGCGCGGCGCGAGCTGAAAGTCAAGGTGACAACCTCGGCGAAGACGGCACCGACGACCGGCACGAACCGGTAG
- a CDS encoding radical SAM protein, which produces MLDCLIVVPFEPATAPVLDPHMRPTYLARIALPLEAATLELEKHLGVQLNYWQRGMRPTISGRELAFPRTRTLAAVVLASALEHAGLSWHAIDPGVRELDWWRRELSRLRRRAPRTVALCTTFLMHHPWLSALCGVIRRALPDSRLLVGGYYYASNAKNFLSLDADVYCVGEGEVRLPAIVTAVRDGTSLDRVPGLYLNGADGEKRHTGHAEPMNLRSRPPVDWSLADRIEPRLDLGADLVEVGVETQRGCVFKCEFCSYRALSSPQALAPDEAADAIMQTAVVRNAAINIVDATASFPHERWNAILRALIARGGSPHPIWAFARVSDINELSASLMAAAGVTHLFVGQESGDQRILDAMKKGTRVTHVRPAVEALAKHGVTATFGFIHGFPGEKPETIAATRRMIETLNRGFESRPPILTYLLYPFTIPALAAVAARAEFQNVAHYLDYQAQGMDPDRTLDEVLDTIIAISRVPHAPAYSHLLLKSVMPTTGCALFSRHDRTELFHWLKAVERGVSLFLERSLAGTPIPDLELQRVRRTILAAYPNGGQRLAPLKRWMGKPILGRLHREWLAEPSRGAGVLTRTFTAATILRQTHEARLGWRACTTGAVVSKPAAAAPIQNIEAQAQLLIAGARSTGHKYPKDALPKRA; this is translated from the coding sequence ATGCTGGACTGTTTGATCGTCGTCCCGTTCGAGCCTGCCACGGCGCCCGTGCTCGACCCGCACATGCGTCCGACCTACCTGGCGCGGATCGCTTTGCCGCTCGAAGCCGCGACCCTCGAGTTGGAAAAGCACCTGGGGGTGCAGCTGAACTACTGGCAGCGTGGGATGCGGCCCACCATCAGCGGACGCGAGCTGGCGTTTCCGCGCACCCGTACGCTCGCCGCCGTGGTGCTCGCCTCGGCGCTCGAGCACGCCGGTCTCTCGTGGCACGCCATCGACCCGGGGGTGCGCGAGCTGGACTGGTGGCGGCGCGAGTTGTCGCGGCTTCGCCGACGCGCGCCGCGGACCGTGGCGCTCTGCACCACGTTCCTCATGCACCATCCCTGGCTGAGCGCGTTGTGCGGAGTGATCCGGCGCGCCCTGCCCGACAGCAGGCTGCTCGTCGGCGGCTACTACTACGCCTCGAACGCGAAGAACTTCCTGTCGCTGGACGCCGACGTCTACTGCGTCGGCGAGGGGGAAGTGCGGCTGCCCGCGATCGTCACGGCGGTGCGCGACGGCACGTCGCTCGATCGCGTGCCCGGCCTGTACCTGAACGGCGCCGATGGGGAGAAGCGGCACACCGGACACGCGGAGCCGATGAATCTCCGGTCGCGGCCGCCGGTCGACTGGTCGCTGGCGGACCGTATCGAGCCGCGGCTGGATCTCGGCGCGGACCTGGTCGAAGTCGGCGTGGAGACACAGCGCGGCTGCGTCTTCAAGTGCGAGTTCTGCAGCTATCGCGCGCTCAGCTCGCCGCAGGCGCTCGCCCCCGACGAGGCGGCGGACGCCATCATGCAGACCGCCGTCGTCCGCAACGCCGCGATCAACATTGTCGACGCCACCGCCAGCTTCCCGCACGAGCGCTGGAACGCGATCCTGCGCGCGCTGATCGCGCGCGGCGGATCGCCGCATCCGATCTGGGCATTCGCGCGGGTCAGCGACATCAACGAGCTGAGCGCATCGCTGATGGCGGCGGCTGGCGTCACGCATCTCTTCGTCGGCCAGGAGAGCGGCGATCAGCGGATTCTGGACGCGATGAAGAAGGGGACCAGGGTCACGCACGTGCGCCCCGCGGTGGAGGCGCTGGCGAAGCACGGGGTGACCGCGACCTTCGGCTTCATCCATGGGTTCCCCGGCGAGAAGCCGGAGACCATCGCGGCGACGAGACGCATGATCGAGACGTTGAACCGCGGCTTCGAGAGCAGGCCGCCGATCCTCACCTACCTGCTCTATCCGTTCACCATTCCGGCACTGGCCGCGGTTGCGGCGCGCGCTGAATTCCAGAACGTCGCGCATTATCTCGACTACCAGGCACAGGGCATGGATCCGGACCGCACTCTCGACGAGGTGCTCGACACCATCATCGCCATCAGCCGCGTTCCGCACGCCCCGGCCTACTCGCACCTGCTGCTGAAATCCGTGATGCCGACGACCGGCTGCGCGCTGTTCAGCCGACACGATCGTACCGAGCTGTTCCATTGGCTGAAGGCGGTCGAGCGCGGCGTATCGTTGTTCCTCGAGCGATCCCTGGCCGGCACGCCGATTCCTGACCTGGAGCTGCAGCGAGTACGCCGAACCATCCTCGCGGCGTATCCGAACGGCGGCCAGCGGCTCGCGCCGTTGAAGCGATGGATGGGGAAGCCGATACTCGGCCGGCTGCATCGCGAATGGCTCGCCGAGCCCAGTCGCGGCGCCGGTGTGCTCACGCGGACGTTCACGGCGGCGACCATCTTGCGGCAGACCCATGAAGCCCGCCTCGGCTGGCGCGCCTGTACGACGGGCGCCGTCGTGAGCAAGCCCGCTGCCGCCGCTCCGATCCAGAACATCGAGGCGCAAGCGCAGCTGCTCATCGCCGGCGCGCGATCGACCGGGCACAAGTACCCGAAGGACGCGCTGCCCAAGCGCGCGTAG
- a CDS encoding FAD-dependent oxidoreductase — protein MRYRVEVGTAHKRGLYSAGDMVVRSIRRRRPRSADWDRALQSDTTCHDRVHRRTQRSPRSHRPSRRVSCWRSISQTRALPVAYSRCGVGSRCGRHSRPASERWSRRCPIRYCEARHHHSYQPRMRHTDVVVVGAGLAGLTCALELSALGLRVQVLESRQVVGGRTSSWVERGMRVESGLHRVIGFYRHLPAVLADAGVEIDDVVCWEDEIEIRVPDGGGAAVLATGPLSRPAETVAGVSNLLRIISLADLMSLPAFFAGGLHEYFLSPWRLDQVSVAEQARAYGVTENAINRVLVPLTAGVFFLPPERYSAYAFFGLLGPYFHQLTSLRVGAFTGGMTEVMAAPLAEAIMRNGGSVRTNAAAERLVIDEGRVEGVELKGERLTASHVVVATSLDAAQRLIAAAIPDHPWFAPMLRLPSMPAVSIQIELDGPAMPVDHTTFGPNTVLASFAEQSRTTFPDVPGRLSIILSPPSLFVGMDDADILDVVRRDAERLGLPVRDRIRQYRVVRLPADFYSLSPGTDALRPPQQTPVPGLTLAGDYTQQPYLATMEGAVASGRLASAAVQAAM, from the coding sequence ATGCGATACCGCGTCGAAGTCGGCACGGCGCACAAGCGGGGGCTCTATTCGGCTGGTGACATGGTCGTTCGGTCGATTCGACGACGGCGACCTCGATCAGCTGATTGGGACCGGGCCCTGCAATCCGACACCACGTGTCACGATCGAGTTCACCGGCGAACGCAACGTAGTCCACGCTCTCATCGCCCGTCGCGTCGAGTCAGCTGCTGGCGATCAATTTCGCAAACCCGCGCGCTACCGGTTGCGTACTCTCGATGTGGCGTCGGCAGCAGGTGCGGACGTCACTCGCGCCCCGCGTCGGAACGCTGGTCGAGGCGCTGCCCCATAAGGTATTGTGAGGCGCGCCACCACCACTCGTATCAACCTCGAATGCGCCATACGGACGTAGTTGTCGTCGGAGCGGGCCTGGCCGGACTGACGTGCGCGCTCGAGCTCAGCGCGCTCGGGCTCCGCGTGCAGGTCCTCGAGTCGCGGCAGGTCGTCGGCGGACGCACCTCGTCGTGGGTGGAAAGGGGGATGCGCGTCGAATCGGGGCTTCACCGGGTCATCGGCTTCTACCGGCACCTGCCCGCTGTGCTCGCGGATGCCGGCGTCGAAATCGACGACGTCGTCTGCTGGGAGGACGAGATCGAGATTCGCGTCCCCGACGGCGGAGGCGCGGCGGTGCTCGCGACGGGGCCGCTCTCCCGCCCGGCGGAGACTGTTGCGGGCGTTTCGAACCTGCTGCGGATCATCTCGCTCGCCGATCTCATGTCGCTTCCGGCGTTCTTCGCCGGCGGCCTGCACGAGTACTTTCTGAGTCCTTGGCGGCTCGATCAGGTAAGCGTCGCGGAACAGGCGAGGGCCTACGGAGTCACGGAAAACGCCATCAACCGGGTACTCGTGCCGCTGACCGCTGGCGTCTTCTTTCTGCCGCCCGAGCGCTACTCGGCGTACGCGTTCTTCGGACTGCTCGGACCCTATTTTCATCAGCTGACCTCCCTGCGCGTCGGCGCTTTCACCGGCGGCATGACCGAGGTGATGGCGGCGCCGCTCGCCGAGGCCATCATGAGGAATGGCGGTTCCGTCCGTACCAACGCGGCGGCCGAGCGGCTCGTGATCGACGAGGGTCGGGTCGAGGGTGTGGAGCTGAAGGGCGAGCGCCTGACGGCGTCGCATGTCGTCGTCGCCACGTCGCTCGACGCCGCCCAGCGCCTGATTGCCGCGGCGATTCCGGATCATCCGTGGTTCGCGCCGATGCTGCGGCTGCCGTCGATGCCGGCGGTCTCGATCCAGATTGAGCTGGACGGCCCGGCCATGCCGGTCGATCACACGACGTTCGGCCCCAATACGGTGCTGGCAAGCTTCGCCGAGCAATCGCGCACGACCTTTCCGGACGTGCCCGGCCGCCTGTCGATCATCCTCAGTCCACCGAGTCTTTTCGTGGGCATGGATGATGCGGACATTCTCGACGTGGTACGGCGCGATGCCGAGCGGCTCGGCCTGCCGGTGCGCGATCGCATCCGGCAATACCGCGTCGTGCGGCTGCCCGCAGATTTCTATTCGCTGTCGCCGGGCACCGATGCGCTGCGACCGCCGCAGCAGACGCCGGTTCCGGGTCTCACGCTGGCGGGAGATTACACGCAACAGCCCTACCTCGCGACCATGGAAGGCGCGGTTGCGTCCGGCAGGCTCGCGTCGGCCGCCGTGCAGGCGGCGATGTAG
- a CDS encoding ester cyclase, translating into MTAEALIRLYYTHFNTRRLEDAASLIAPHAALEQLLTGPQQPGPRGYLEFAKLWLHAFPDAVFTIENISSADGATYNVDLLSSGKHRGTLGVGGLVFRPHGADARLRLRELLQIRQGAIVASTLSFDLQDIIRQLVHVDSAALLSRLTRIFALAEELKLAQTHEERSRELVQRIGFELDAARHVVRPYFK; encoded by the coding sequence ATGACAGCCGAGGCGCTCATCCGGCTCTACTACACTCACTTCAACACTCGCCGCCTCGAAGACGCCGCGTCGCTGATTGCTCCGCACGCGGCCCTGGAGCAGCTGCTGACTGGACCGCAGCAGCCAGGGCCGAGGGGCTACCTCGAGTTCGCCAAGTTGTGGCTGCACGCTTTCCCCGACGCAGTCTTCACGATCGAGAACATCTCCTCAGCAGATGGCGCGACCTACAACGTCGACCTGCTCTCCAGCGGCAAGCATCGCGGAACACTTGGCGTGGGCGGGCTCGTGTTTCGACCGCACGGTGCCGACGCGCGGCTGCGGCTCCGTGAGCTGCTGCAGATTCGTCAGGGCGCGATAGTGGCTTCGACGCTCTCGTTCGATCTCCAGGACATCATCCGGCAGCTCGTCCATGTCGACAGCGCGGCGCTGCTGAGCCGGTTGACGCGGATCTTCGCGCTGGCTGAGGAACTGAAGCTGGCGCAGACGCACGAGGAACGCTCCCGTGAACTCGTGCAGCGCATCGGCTTCGAGCTTGATGCGGCGCGTCACGTGGTGCGTCCGTATTTCAAGTAG
- a CDS encoding TetR family transcriptional regulator C-terminal domain-containing protein, whose product MATETKRQLLEQGMAMLLERGFNDLGIAAVLDATRIPKGSFYHHFTSKEDFGLQVIDLYMSEVHAGLDQCLGDTSVAPLTRVRRFFELSAEKYRSEGYLGCLLGGLGQELSGVSEAFRQKVEACLSDIARRIAACLEEAVQRADLPAGTDAQRMAELLVNCWEGAALRTRLRRDPAPLHDMLDFYFTSASTRRE is encoded by the coding sequence ATGGCAACTGAGACCAAGCGGCAGCTGCTCGAGCAGGGCATGGCCATGCTGCTGGAGCGTGGGTTCAATGATCTCGGGATCGCCGCGGTCCTCGACGCGACCCGCATTCCGAAGGGATCGTTCTACCACCACTTCACGAGCAAGGAGGACTTCGGCCTTCAAGTGATCGACCTCTACATGAGCGAGGTTCATGCGGGCCTGGACCAGTGTCTCGGCGACACGAGTGTGGCGCCGCTGACCCGCGTGCGGCGGTTCTTCGAGCTGAGTGCCGAAAAATACCGCTCCGAAGGCTACCTCGGATGTCTGCTGGGCGGACTCGGACAGGAACTGTCAGGCGTCAGCGAGGCCTTTCGCCAGAAGGTGGAAGCGTGCCTCTCGGACATCGCGCGCCGGATTGCCGCGTGTCTTGAGGAAGCGGTCCAGCGCGCCGACCTTCCCGCCGGCACTGATGCCCAGCGGATGGCGGAGCTGCTCGTCAACTGCTGGGAAGGCGCCGCCTTGCGAACTCGTCTCCGCCGCGATCCCGCTCCGCTGCACGACATGCTCGATTTCTATTTCACATCAGCGTCGACTCGACGCGAATGA
- a CDS encoding group 1 truncated hemoglobin: MQAQTLFERLGGSSGIAALVDDIVAAHMENPIISARFRPYLDTPEKLATTKGHLCAFLEAGSGGQKPYLGRTMRDTHRGMNISAAEYVATLDDILSVLRRHNIDEQTQKDVLAIAYSLKGEIVHV, encoded by the coding sequence ATGCAGGCACAGACGCTCTTTGAACGCCTTGGCGGGTCGAGCGGCATTGCCGCGCTGGTGGACGACATCGTTGCCGCGCACATGGAGAACCCGATCATCAGTGCGCGGTTCCGCCCGTATCTCGACACCCCGGAAAAGCTGGCGACGACCAAAGGACACCTGTGCGCCTTTCTGGAAGCAGGGAGCGGTGGACAGAAGCCGTATCTCGGTCGCACCATGCGCGATACCCACCGCGGCATGAACATCAGCGCGGCCGAGTACGTGGCGACGCTTGACGACATCCTTTCTGTCCTGCGCAGGCACAACATCGACGAGCAGACACAGAAAGATGTGCTCGCGATCGCGTATTCGCTGAAGGGGGAGATCGTGCACGTGTAG